One genomic region from Phycisphaeraceae bacterium encodes:
- a CDS encoding DUF3883 domain-containing protein, which yields MIISDENGLPESADAASKIVETLAKHQTETYRRQSRELVSHFYRERSVVEGYRGRQLLELLQNGDDAGSDGGDARLLIDLVGDRLVVANTGIPFSKRGLESLVISDCSPKRLDRNRFIGCKGLGFRSVLTWTDRPLISSGTLRVAFDLERAGSTVQGLAESDPALAQTIDEVVAAEGRPPIPIMRFPFVPDERDPDLQLAGTYHARGYATVIVLPLRASPDGTGPLHEATAQMQALPTESLLFCRHLSEVILNGPVVRRWEFLRQQLNPEAMRLMIDEDGVSRMWTVYSRQGTLAPEAGVAEPVSKREYQTAVAVPEHPEPAEARTLCVFFPTQDTLPLSVVLHATLELGDDRNRVHDNSKNRKVLAALAVHFADIVAQEASEEDPQRALRLLQGLERADGELVRLGFVEATVQAVRTKVVFPWLDGSLGVAERSHRMPNDAWRAVLGAEHFADVLDVRADDKLVDLLKLFGIGWFEPEEILRRLRLQAAGMVPLKLGELVGRLVAGERLGSFPVHSLILDASGQLSEAESPCFFAPALALPPLPDWARDIRFLHAEFQKGLQDGSKTTNLRSLSTLLDRRQSKIEEYRLDTVTRALVQRVHDGNQDLRPGRVRELLPWLYTAFNGSPPPSSQVAVPVLDQKEALRRPDECYFGPDFPAGELLSRLYAGIDGVGFLASPSRLGLDALPLSGVEAFLRSLGVDDVPRAKPLPYPASQTFATHVLESVDYPATVRGHLCESSAEAKRHCRDYGIDSLMVPEHWLQMLAQADATTLMSYLLGPGNHFVAADFDPRAQFAARVNSEQKQWADPSLRVPNAVLHYLRTTPWVPCDDGQKHTPSEVILSATGSRVLQGLYFRPALRVDDPDILAVGGRKAINGLLTRLGSIASLDAIDPEALYDLLRRLPGQDPDGKHAPGIYRTLIESGVQSEEGPSRNKFIQTGSVWSKHDGTEQYLPVQTVRYNANITIPPLVERYLKLADIPKRKSTKQVQQLFGVDPLSSTDVRIDVVPEGTDYDPSSEDANAHFRDAVPYIYALRLARKLDEDGRERNQLARARLLLCTRVCVNAMLPGADVRSIDLTVRGDAILVKDSLYVVGDYDRNAATLVRFWQGVANLVAELLGTDVAAEAANVLRCRNTSEMEDVVRGLLPDKADDVLTEARERFLREDGHDDEREHPVPPPAKDEPEPAADEPPAGEAGKSSPAGGGAQPQPEPPKPTSFDPTTGPEKRRRIKRKLVIAPSPRLPSDRARGPLATEHDTFPVVEAYEELAEPPRFPIRVSHIRGTQAFGCDLLSLRTHDARVRAREEGVVVEADILRFIEVKGSSSRTGPLELTDNEYDKAQAECERYFIYRVFRDPTDPYRFEVAILQDPVHSKAIRNILRFDLAEESGAAWFTMNNEAEEE from the coding sequence ATGATCATCTCCGACGAGAATGGGTTGCCCGAATCCGCCGACGCGGCAAGCAAGATCGTCGAGACGCTCGCGAAGCATCAAACCGAGACCTATCGCCGCCAAAGCCGCGAGCTGGTGAGCCACTTCTACCGAGAGCGGTCGGTCGTTGAGGGGTACCGTGGTCGGCAACTGCTTGAGTTGCTGCAGAACGGCGACGATGCCGGGAGTGACGGTGGCGACGCTCGTTTGCTGATCGACCTCGTGGGAGACCGGCTGGTGGTGGCCAACACCGGCATCCCCTTCTCGAAGCGTGGCCTCGAATCCCTCGTTATCAGCGACTGCAGCCCGAAGCGACTCGACCGCAACCGGTTCATCGGGTGCAAGGGTCTGGGATTCCGGTCGGTTCTCACGTGGACCGACCGCCCGCTGATCTCCAGCGGAACGCTGCGCGTGGCGTTCGACCTGGAACGAGCGGGCTCGACCGTTCAAGGCCTCGCTGAGTCCGACCCCGCCCTCGCGCAGACCATCGATGAAGTCGTCGCCGCCGAAGGACGCCCGCCTATCCCGATCATGCGTTTCCCCTTCGTTCCGGACGAGCGTGACCCGGACCTTCAGCTGGCCGGCACCTATCACGCGCGGGGGTACGCCACGGTCATCGTGCTTCCCCTCCGAGCCTCGCCCGACGGAACCGGCCCACTCCACGAAGCGACAGCGCAGATGCAGGCCTTGCCCACCGAGAGCCTCTTGTTCTGCCGGCACTTGTCCGAAGTCATCCTCAACGGACCGGTGGTTCGACGCTGGGAGTTCTTGCGCCAGCAGCTCAATCCCGAGGCCATGCGCCTCATGATCGACGAGGATGGCGTCAGCCGCATGTGGACGGTGTACAGCCGCCAGGGAACGCTCGCCCCGGAAGCGGGCGTCGCGGAGCCGGTCTCCAAGCGGGAATACCAGACCGCGGTCGCGGTGCCCGAACATCCAGAGCCCGCTGAAGCCCGGACTCTGTGCGTGTTCTTCCCCACGCAGGACACACTGCCGCTCTCCGTGGTGCTCCATGCCACGCTGGAGCTCGGCGATGACCGCAATCGCGTCCATGACAACTCGAAGAACCGGAAGGTGCTTGCCGCTCTTGCCGTTCATTTTGCGGACATTGTCGCGCAGGAAGCCAGCGAAGAAGACCCGCAGCGCGCGCTCCGGCTGCTCCAGGGCCTTGAGCGAGCCGACGGCGAACTCGTCAGACTTGGTTTCGTGGAGGCGACGGTCCAAGCGGTGAGAACCAAGGTCGTGTTCCCCTGGCTCGATGGATCGCTGGGAGTGGCGGAACGCTCCCATCGCATGCCCAATGACGCGTGGCGGGCCGTCCTCGGTGCTGAGCATTTTGCCGATGTCCTCGATGTCCGCGCCGACGACAAGCTGGTCGACCTGCTCAAACTCTTCGGGATCGGATGGTTCGAGCCTGAGGAGATTCTTCGCCGGCTTCGATTGCAGGCCGCAGGGATGGTGCCCCTTAAGCTCGGCGAGTTGGTCGGTCGACTCGTCGCGGGTGAACGACTTGGCTCATTCCCAGTTCATTCGTTGATCCTCGACGCCTCCGGTCAGCTCAGCGAAGCAGAATCCCCCTGCTTCTTTGCGCCCGCTTTGGCTCTCCCGCCGCTGCCCGACTGGGCTCGCGACATTCGATTCCTTCACGCCGAGTTCCAGAAAGGTCTCCAGGATGGTTCGAAGACGACCAACCTCCGCAGCCTCTCCACTCTGCTCGACCGCCGCCAATCCAAGATTGAAGAGTACCGACTGGACACCGTAACGCGTGCGCTGGTCCAACGAGTGCACGACGGGAACCAGGACCTCCGGCCAGGCCGCGTGCGTGAGTTGCTGCCATGGCTGTACACCGCTTTCAACGGCTCGCCTCCACCGTCAAGCCAGGTAGCTGTCCCGGTGCTGGACCAGAAGGAAGCACTCCGACGCCCCGATGAGTGCTACTTCGGGCCAGACTTTCCGGCCGGAGAGCTTCTATCGCGGCTCTATGCGGGCATCGACGGCGTCGGGTTCCTCGCGTCGCCTTCGCGATTGGGCCTCGACGCCCTGCCGCTCTCCGGGGTTGAGGCATTCCTCCGCTCGCTTGGAGTCGATGACGTCCCGCGCGCGAAACCGTTGCCCTATCCCGCATCCCAGACGTTCGCGACGCACGTGCTGGAGTCGGTGGACTACCCGGCCACGGTGCGAGGACATCTCTGTGAGAGCAGTGCCGAAGCCAAGCGACACTGCCGGGACTACGGCATTGACAGCCTCATGGTGCCCGAGCACTGGCTTCAGATGCTGGCGCAGGCCGACGCGACCACGCTCATGTCGTACTTGCTGGGACCCGGAAATCACTTCGTAGCCGCGGACTTTGACCCTCGTGCGCAGTTCGCGGCCCGCGTCAACTCGGAACAAAAGCAATGGGCCGACCCTTCGCTCCGGGTCCCCAATGCGGTGTTGCACTACCTGCGTACCACCCCTTGGGTGCCGTGCGATGATGGACAGAAGCACACACCCTCCGAGGTCATTCTGAGCGCCACGGGCAGCCGCGTGCTCCAGGGCCTGTACTTCCGACCGGCGTTGCGCGTGGATGACCCGGATATTCTGGCGGTCGGGGGGCGCAAAGCGATCAACGGGCTCCTGACGCGGCTAGGGTCCATCGCGTCTCTGGACGCCATCGACCCTGAAGCGCTGTACGACCTGTTGCGGCGTCTCCCGGGCCAGGACCCCGACGGCAAGCATGCTCCGGGCATATATCGCACGCTGATCGAATCCGGCGTGCAGTCCGAGGAAGGTCCGTCTCGCAACAAGTTCATCCAGACCGGCAGCGTCTGGTCCAAACACGATGGCACTGAACAGTACCTGCCCGTGCAGACGGTTCGCTACAACGCGAACATCACCATTCCCCCGCTGGTCGAGCGATATCTCAAACTGGCCGACATCCCGAAGCGGAAGAGCACAAAGCAGGTGCAACAGCTCTTCGGTGTGGACCCTTTGTCGTCGACGGATGTGCGGATTGACGTGGTGCCGGAGGGCACGGATTACGACCCTTCCAGCGAGGATGCGAACGCCCACTTCCGCGATGCAGTGCCGTACATCTACGCCCTGCGCCTCGCGCGCAAGCTCGACGAAGACGGAAGAGAACGCAACCAGCTCGCTCGGGCACGCCTCCTGCTCTGCACGCGGGTATGTGTCAACGCCATGCTGCCGGGAGCAGATGTTCGCTCCATCGACCTGACCGTCCGCGGCGACGCCATCCTCGTCAAAGACTCTCTATACGTTGTTGGGGACTACGACCGGAACGCAGCCACCCTGGTCCGTTTCTGGCAAGGCGTCGCGAATCTTGTTGCCGAGCTGCTGGGCACCGACGTCGCCGCGGAAGCCGCGAACGTCCTCAGGTGTCGCAACACTTCCGAGATGGAGGACGTGGTTCGCGGCCTTCTACCCGACAAGGCCGACGATGTCCTCACTGAGGCGAGGGAACGCTTTCTCCGCGAAGATGGCCATGACGATGAGCGGGAGCATCCTGTGCCGCCACCCGCGAAAGACGAGCCTGAACCAGCCGCTGATGAGCCGCCCGCCGGCGAAGCAGGAAAGTCTTCGCCCGCGGGAGGCGGTGCCCAGCCGCAACCGGAACCGCCAAAGCCCACGTCCTTCGACCCAACCACCGGCCCCGAGAAACGGCGGAGGATCAAGCGCAAGCTCGTCATCGCCCCGTCACCAAGACTCCCATCGGACCGTGCACGCGGCCCCCTCGCAACGGAGCACGATACGTTCCCAGTCGTCGAGGCGTACGAGGAGCTGGCCGAGCCGCCAAGGTTCCCGATCCGCGTGAGCCACATCCGCGGCACTCAGGCGTTCGGGTGCGACCTCCTCTCTCTGCGCACCCACGATGCCCGCGTCCGAGCCAGGGAAGAAGGCGTGGTCGTCGAAGCGGACATCCTGCGCTTCATCGAGGTAAAAGGAAGCAGTTCCAGGACGGGCCCGCTCGAACTCACGGACAACGAGTACGACAAAGCACAGGCCGAGTGCGAACGCTACTTCATCTACCGTGTATTCCGTGACCCTACAGACCCGTACCGATTCGAGGTTGCGATTCTGCAAGACCCCGTGCACTCGAAGGCCATCCGCAACATCCTTCGGTTTGACTTGGCCGAAGAATCGGGAGCTGCGTGGTTCACCATGAACAACGAGGCCGAGGAAGAGTAA
- a CDS encoding DUF2130 domain-containing protein: MLAVVRKQYEDRLHAKDAEISKREASLRDRQAAVAKAEAAVDEQVEAKLRTERAAIAVEEAKKARLALESDLSGKDSLIADLGETVKTLNAKLTTAQKAEADLVRKQRELDDAKREMDLTIEKRITEGLGAVESKARQRADDENRLKMAEKDKLIADAQRQVEEMKRKMEQGSQQLQGEVQELELEAILRDKFPRDTIEPVPKGQHGGDALHRVFGATGQACGTILWESKRTKNWSDSWLSKLREDQRAAKAEIAIIVTQVLPKGVETFDQIDGVWVTSPRCVVPVVIALRHSLVEIAAARQAGEGQQTKMELVYQYLTGPRFRHRIQAIVEKFSDMQEDLEKERKVMTKQWAKCEEQIRGVIESTAGMYGDLQGIAGKTLLEIDGLDVKMLEASHD, translated from the coding sequence ATGCTCGCCGTCGTCCGGAAGCAGTACGAGGACCGGCTTCACGCCAAAGACGCGGAGATTTCCAAGCGGGAGGCATCGCTCCGCGACCGGCAGGCTGCCGTCGCCAAGGCTGAGGCCGCCGTCGATGAGCAGGTGGAAGCCAAACTCCGCACCGAGCGAGCGGCCATCGCGGTCGAGGAGGCCAAGAAGGCCAGATTGGCGCTGGAATCGGACCTCTCCGGCAAGGACAGCCTCATTGCGGACCTCGGTGAGACGGTCAAGACGCTCAACGCCAAACTCACAACGGCACAGAAGGCGGAGGCCGACCTTGTCCGCAAACAGCGTGAACTGGACGATGCCAAGCGCGAGATGGACCTCACCATCGAGAAGCGCATCACGGAGGGCCTCGGCGCGGTCGAGTCCAAGGCCCGGCAGCGGGCCGACGACGAGAACCGTCTGAAGATGGCCGAGAAGGACAAGCTCATCGCCGACGCCCAGCGTCAGGTCGAGGAGATGAAGCGGAAGATGGAGCAAGGATCGCAGCAGCTCCAAGGGGAAGTGCAGGAGCTGGAACTGGAAGCCATTCTCCGCGATAAGTTCCCCCGCGACACTATTGAGCCCGTTCCCAAAGGACAGCACGGCGGCGATGCGCTGCACCGCGTCTTTGGGGCGACGGGGCAGGCTTGTGGCACGATCCTCTGGGAATCGAAGCGGACCAAGAACTGGTCGGACAGCTGGCTTAGCAAACTCCGTGAAGACCAACGTGCCGCCAAGGCCGAGATCGCGATCATCGTCACCCAGGTGCTCCCGAAAGGAGTCGAGACGTTTGACCAGATTGACGGGGTCTGGGTCACCTCCCCACGATGTGTCGTCCCCGTCGTCATAGCACTCCGGCACTCACTGGTCGAGATCGCCGCGGCCCGACAGGCCGGCGAAGGGCAGCAGACGAAAATGGAGTTGGTCTACCAATACCTCACCGGTCCCCGCTTCCGCCACCGCATTCAGGCCATCGTCGAGAAGTTCAGCGATATGCAGGAAGATCTGGAGAAGGAGCGAAAGGTGATGACCAAGCAGTGGGCCAAGTGTGAAGAGCAGATCCGCGGCGTGATCGAGTCCACGGCGGGCATGTACGGCGACCTTCAAGGCATCGCGGGCAAGACGCTCCTGGAGATCGATGGGTTGGACGTCAAGATGCTCGAAGCGAGCCATGATTAG
- a CDS encoding AAA family ATPase → MHLSSVEIKNFRSLKDIRVDFQPGLNVLVGRNNTGKTNLIQAIRHALGPSASRGDALWLDRDDFFRGSATAEPESTMSVSLTFSGLTENQRTHFYEIVDFDVANLDSSKALIRFEASWPKGKRQATIKRTGGPSVAEPPEVPTALLESLPITFLPALRNAEECLAPGYRSRLALLLREMADRAGKNTEAEIMAIYTAANTALEAHALVSGTTSSLQTTTQKIAGTDHVGSTINAAAAEFEKILRTLQVQMKGAPIGSLSANGLGLNNLLYIAVVLEHLKQDIPNECPLLLVEEPEAHLHPQLTMLLAEYLSNTTPGAKAPQTLVTTHSPTLAASVPPNRIHVVFTDHQAKKPCCHSVAAAGMDEPSQAELQRMMDITRATLYFAKGVILVEGISESLLIPVLARRLGHDLSKEHVSVIPICGVAFETFKKLLDPAVLGIPAAIVSDADPTVARGASWDTDTPQAEGTGFKLCDRMNKLIGLFNGHATVRVFHSKLTLEYDLADAGDENAAVMAAAWESCFVGTPGTFNAAKVAGAGPNRADKALAAWRGICRADHSGSKAEFAHRLSAKLGAKDANGQPTDAFAVPEYLKLAIEYVVTALRSPAATVGAVAQ, encoded by the coding sequence ATGCACCTCTCCTCTGTCGAAATCAAGAACTTCCGGTCACTCAAGGACATCCGGGTTGACTTTCAACCTGGCCTCAACGTACTCGTTGGCAGGAACAACACGGGCAAGACGAATCTGATACAGGCAATCCGGCATGCGCTCGGCCCCTCGGCTTCGCGCGGCGACGCTCTTTGGCTCGACCGTGACGACTTTTTCCGCGGCTCGGCGACGGCAGAGCCAGAATCCACGATGTCTGTGAGCCTCACTTTTTCGGGCTTGACCGAGAATCAAAGAACTCACTTCTACGAAATCGTCGACTTTGACGTTGCGAACCTCGACAGTTCGAAGGCGCTCATTCGGTTTGAAGCGTCTTGGCCAAAGGGCAAGAGACAAGCCACGATCAAACGGACTGGCGGTCCCTCCGTCGCCGAGCCCCCCGAGGTGCCGACCGCACTGCTCGAATCACTGCCGATCACGTTTCTCCCCGCACTCCGCAATGCGGAGGAATGCCTCGCACCCGGATACCGTAGCCGACTGGCCTTGCTCCTCCGCGAAATGGCCGATCGAGCAGGCAAGAACACCGAAGCCGAGATCATGGCCATCTACACCGCCGCCAATACGGCATTGGAGGCGCATGCACTCGTAAGCGGCACTACCAGTTCGCTGCAGACGACCACGCAGAAAATCGCGGGCACCGACCATGTGGGCTCAACGATCAACGCTGCTGCCGCTGAGTTCGAGAAGATCCTCCGAACGCTGCAAGTCCAGATGAAGGGGGCACCGATCGGTTCGTTGTCGGCGAATGGCCTCGGCCTCAACAATCTGCTCTACATCGCCGTGGTGCTCGAACACCTCAAGCAGGACATCCCGAACGAGTGCCCACTCCTTCTCGTCGAAGAGCCCGAGGCTCACCTTCACCCCCAGCTAACGATGCTCCTCGCCGAATACCTGTCGAACACAACCCCAGGCGCCAAGGCCCCGCAAACGCTTGTGACGACCCACTCGCCAACCCTCGCGGCCAGCGTGCCCCCGAATCGGATCCATGTCGTCTTCACCGATCATCAAGCGAAGAAGCCGTGCTGCCACAGTGTGGCGGCGGCGGGAATGGATGAACCGTCGCAGGCCGAACTGCAGCGGATGATGGACATCACGCGGGCCACGCTCTACTTCGCGAAGGGCGTGATTCTGGTTGAGGGCATCTCCGAATCTCTACTTATCCCGGTCTTGGCAAGACGACTCGGACACGACCTGTCAAAAGAGCACGTCTCCGTCATTCCGATTTGCGGCGTGGCGTTCGAGACATTCAAGAAACTGCTTGACCCGGCGGTGCTCGGCATTCCAGCCGCGATCGTGAGCGACGCCGACCCGACTGTCGCTCGCGGTGCGAGTTGGGACACCGACACACCACAGGCGGAAGGAACCGGTTTCAAGCTGTGCGACCGGATGAACAAGTTGATCGGTCTGTTCAACGGACATGCCACGGTCAGAGTTTTCCACTCCAAACTGACGCTTGAGTACGACCTTGCAGATGCAGGAGACGAAAACGCAGCGGTCATGGCGGCCGCCTGGGAGTCCTGCTTCGTCGGTACGCCCGGCACCTTCAATGCTGCCAAGGTGGCGGGTGCCGGACCCAATAGAGCGGACAAGGCGCTCGCCGCGTGGCGCGGCATTTGCCGCGCCGACCATTCCGGTAGCAAGGCGGAATTCGCGCATCGGTTGTCCGCGAAGCTTGGCGCGAAGGATGCAAATGGCCAGCCCACGGATGCCTTTGCCGTTCCCGAGTACCTCAAGCTTGCCATTGAATACGTAGTCACAGCACTCCGATCGCCCGCGGCGACCGTGGGAGCGGTCGCTCAATGA
- a CDS encoding ATP-dependent helicase, which yields MRTPTPEQLAVLNDPGLVRVVRASPGSGKTVLVGMLIRKELENWPRVPGGIAALSFTRVGGQEIRKELGYDLGHPHFVGTIDAFLFRYVLRPFVRQVHPTWKPPRLIPAEWSPKHWGKRLGGAQWDHRGGGGQNVKSYNLFEVCFIDQDANGPVLAHPRTHQAGLEQVTANDRAGLLTAKRQMWQRLGWFTHADAALLASELLDDANHGASIRATILHRFPLLIVDELQDTGFFLAKCVRLLLSQQTARGILVGDPNQAIYEFNGARPALFNEFEQIPTATSLPLGRSQRCLAPVVAAAIHVKESTDAFNPTAGDGGRAILVRYADMLADMPRIVQAVRTAKPTATTKIIARQSKTAEELTARSVKDAGSLHCPAMTHMYRAVRAFRQGHNVQGLANGRAGLELAVFGYEGVSDETLAEHKIDPREWKALAVHCLLRSNALPTTLNLREWQTAAGSLVDDAIAAFGLPTSLPFQPGQFKPKKRTGWDKACSEFLPTGAVVGPLIADVPVQTVHSVKGETHDVTIFVCPNPSTVPRCPSVVWWSNNPEHREERRIAYVAMTRTRADLVVCVSDACYQRLAQTQAAFVGSFQCVTVDEFLVTYAAAATPTAHLP from the coding sequence ATGAGAACGCCCACTCCGGAGCAACTGGCCGTTCTCAACGATCCGGGCCTGGTGCGTGTCGTGCGAGCGTCTCCGGGCAGTGGAAAAACCGTACTCGTTGGGATGCTGATCCGCAAGGAGCTGGAGAACTGGCCGAGAGTGCCCGGCGGTATCGCCGCTCTTTCCTTCACGCGGGTCGGGGGCCAAGAGATTCGGAAGGAACTCGGCTACGACCTTGGCCACCCACACTTTGTCGGGACGATTGACGCCTTTCTCTTCAGATACGTTCTGCGTCCATTTGTGCGGCAGGTCCACCCGACATGGAAACCACCGCGATTGATCCCGGCAGAATGGTCTCCCAAGCACTGGGGTAAGAGGCTGGGAGGAGCACAATGGGATCACCGCGGGGGTGGTGGGCAGAACGTCAAGAGCTACAACCTCTTTGAGGTGTGCTTCATTGACCAGGATGCCAACGGCCCCGTCCTCGCCCACCCTCGCACTCACCAAGCTGGGCTTGAGCAAGTCACAGCGAACGACCGCGCCGGACTGCTCACCGCCAAACGACAAATGTGGCAACGCCTTGGGTGGTTCACACATGCCGATGCCGCTCTGCTTGCCAGCGAGCTCCTCGATGACGCCAACCACGGAGCCTCCATTCGCGCGACTATACTGCATCGCTTTCCGCTGCTGATTGTCGACGAACTCCAGGACACCGGCTTCTTCCTCGCGAAGTGCGTGCGACTGCTCTTATCGCAGCAGACCGCTCGTGGCATCCTCGTCGGCGATCCAAATCAAGCCATCTATGAGTTCAACGGCGCGCGACCGGCGCTGTTCAATGAGTTTGAACAGATCCCGACGGCAACATCATTGCCGCTTGGCCGAAGCCAGCGCTGCCTTGCGCCAGTCGTGGCTGCCGCGATTCATGTCAAGGAGTCTACAGACGCGTTCAACCCCACTGCCGGTGATGGCGGCCGCGCGATTCTCGTTCGATACGCGGACATGCTGGCGGATATGCCTCGGATCGTTCAAGCTGTCCGAACCGCCAAGCCAACGGCAACCACCAAAATCATCGCGCGGCAGTCCAAGACGGCCGAGGAGTTGACCGCACGATCGGTCAAGGATGCGGGCTCGCTCCATTGCCCTGCCATGACGCACATGTACCGCGCAGTCAGGGCCTTTCGACAGGGGCACAACGTCCAGGGCCTGGCCAATGGCCGTGCCGGCCTCGAACTCGCTGTGTTCGGGTACGAAGGTGTCTCTGATGAGACGCTCGCGGAACACAAAATCGATCCACGCGAGTGGAAGGCGCTCGCTGTCCATTGCCTTCTGCGATCCAATGCTCTTCCGACAACCCTCAACCTCCGCGAATGGCAGACAGCCGCAGGCAGTCTAGTCGATGATGCGATTGCAGCCTTCGGTCTACCGACGTCGTTACCATTCCAGCCGGGCCAGTTCAAACCGAAGAAGCGCACCGGGTGGGACAAGGCTTGCAGCGAGTTCTTGCCCACCGGAGCAGTTGTCGGACCGCTGATCGCAGACGTCCCCGTTCAGACGGTGCACTCGGTGAAGGGCGAAACACACGATGTGACGATCTTCGTGTGTCCTAACCCGTCTACGGTGCCTCGTTGTCCCTCCGTGGTGTGGTGGTCGAACAACCCGGAGCACCGCGAAGAACGCAGGATCGCGTACGTCGCGATGACACGCACGCGAGCCGACCTTGTCGTGTGCGTATCCGATGCTTGCTATCAGCGCCTTGCTCAGACGCAGGCGGCTTTCGTCGGTTCCTTCCAATGCGTGACGGTTGATGAGTTCCTCGTCACCTACGCAGCGGCAGCCACGCCCACCGCACACCTGCCCTAG
- a CDS encoding AIPR family protein: MAVSDAQRSALVEFLVHVDDFRSHRIPGLTNSKVGSCFIRGDELIKHLDLDKWLAVNPRVPTRSAKEVLTGHVVRGIQDTLREAPSDFALKNQGLYLLVASIGEYERQRDGGRLRFTMLDPFSHGLCNGGHTYAAVREYAERAENPQTLEEVWIRLHLFEGIDPDKVPAMAEGLNRSRQVDDPSLMNLEGQFADIRKTLQGKPGHKEIAYRQGDPGNYYITEIIRAIMFFNSERFNGRKHPNTLYRQQKQMLDAFRDDAEKRPSPISLIVPHVHEILVLMDMIAQATPAACKRLKPPFELGRMKGEKSGVRAGSAEHKDTPLFFLGTTMDHKIHTGWLLVMLAAFRANVRWDLAKGKFTWKSPLEELLPKVIDGLVAICVQEYRDNKSKPDEIARNPAVYDRCYKEIELELLRSGIR; the protein is encoded by the coding sequence ATGGCTGTTTCCGATGCGCAGCGCTCAGCGCTCGTTGAGTTCTTGGTTCATGTAGACGACTTCCGGTCGCACAGAATTCCGGGTCTCACCAATTCAAAAGTTGGTTCCTGCTTCATCCGAGGGGATGAACTCATCAAGCACTTGGACCTCGACAAGTGGCTCGCGGTAAATCCACGCGTGCCTACTCGCAGCGCGAAAGAAGTGCTCACGGGTCACGTCGTTCGCGGCATTCAAGACACGCTTCGCGAGGCGCCTTCCGACTTCGCACTGAAGAACCAAGGGCTCTATCTGCTCGTCGCATCTATTGGCGAATATGAACGCCAGCGAGACGGGGGGCGACTTCGATTCACGATGTTGGATCCATTCTCCCACGGCCTTTGCAATGGTGGTCACACGTATGCGGCAGTCCGCGAATATGCGGAGCGCGCTGAGAATCCACAAACGCTTGAAGAAGTCTGGATCCGCCTGCACTTGTTCGAGGGCATCGATCCCGACAAAGTGCCTGCGATGGCCGAGGGGTTGAACCGAAGTCGTCAGGTTGATGACCCGAGCCTGATGAACCTCGAAGGACAGTTCGCAGACATCCGCAAGACCCTACAGGGGAAGCCGGGTCACAAGGAGATCGCATACAGGCAAGGCGACCCGGGAAACTATTACATCACCGAGATCATTCGGGCGATCATGTTCTTCAACTCCGAGCGGTTCAACGGCAGAAAACATCCCAATACGCTTTATCGCCAGCAGAAGCAGATGCTTGACGCGTTTCGCGACGACGCGGAGAAGCGTCCTTCGCCAATTTCACTGATCGTTCCGCATGTGCATGAAATTCTTGTGTTGATGGATATGATCGCCCAAGCGACACCGGCCGCGTGCAAACGCCTTAAGCCACCGTTTGAGCTTGGCCGCATGAAGGGCGAGAAGTCAGGTGTGCGGGCAGGGTCAGCCGAGCACAAAGACACCCCGCTTTTCTTCCTCGGCACGACGATGGACCACAAGATTCACACCGGCTGGCTGCTTGTCATGCTGGCAGCGTTTCGAGCGAATGTCCGCTGGGACCTTGCTAAAGGAAAGTTCACATGGAAGTCCCCCCTCGAGGAACTCTTGCCGAAGGTCATCGATGGCCTCGTGGCTATCTGCGTGCAGGAATACCGCGACAACAAGTCCAAGCCCGACGAAATTGCAAGAAACCCGGCCGTCTATGACCGTTGCTACAAGGAGATCGAGCTGGAACTTCTACGCTCAGGCATTCGTTGA